One Choristoneura fumiferana chromosome 25, NRCan_CFum_1, whole genome shotgun sequence genomic region harbors:
- the Nmnat gene encoding nicotinamide mononucleotide adenylyltransferase isoform X3, whose product MSQGKIVLMACGSFSPPTYMHLRMFEIARDYIHTLGLGTVVGGIMSPVHDAYGKKDLVAAHHRIAMLKLALRTSAWIKVSEWETQQAGWTRTKVSMQHHQDTINHHISRTGSDPPNWLPDDVLNVNSLDEPDNLMQKMNGNRDDSVTVKLLCGADLLESFATPGLWSDEDLETIVGRHGLVVVTRAGSEPGRFIYESDMLYKHRKNVILVTNYIANEVSSTVIRRLVRRSESAKYLTDDSVLQYIRQHRLYGATPCVTEAVARCS is encoded by the exons ATGTCGCAAGGAAAGATTGTATTGATGGCCTGCGGGAGTTTTAGCCCACCGACTTATATGCATTTACGAATGTTCG aaatagcCAGGGACTACATTCACACCCTCGGTTTGGGTACAGTGGTAGGCGGTATTATGTCTCCAGTCCACGATGCATACGGGAAGAAAGACTTGGTTGCTGCGCACCACAG GATCGCGATGCTGAAGCTGGCACTGCGGACTTCCGCGTGGATCAAGGTCTCCGAGTGGGAGACGCAGCAGGCCGGCTGGACCAGGACCAAGGTTTCCATGCAGCATCATCAG GACACGATCAATCATCACATATCCCGGACGGGCAGCGACCCTCCCAACTGGTTGCCTGATGATGTCCTGAATGTGAACAGTCTGGATGAACCTGATAACCTCATGCAGAAGATGAACGGCAACCGAGATGACTCAGTCACTGTCAAGTTGCTGTGCGGTGCTGATCTGTTGGAGTCATTTGCTACGCCTGGCTTGTGGTCCGACGAAGAC TTGGAGACGATAGTGGGCCGGCACGGGTTGGTGGTGGTCACGCGGGCCGGCAGCGAACCGGGACGGTTCATATACGAGTCAGACATGCTCTACAAACATAGG AAAAACGTGATTTTAGTCACAAACTACATAGCCAACGAGGTCAGCTCAACCGTCATCAGACGGCTGGTGCGTCGCAGCGAGAGCGCCAAGTACCTGACTGATGACTCCGTGCTGCAGTACATAAGGCAGCACCGGCTCTACGGGGCCACGCCTTGCGTCAC GGAGGCGGTTGCCCGTTGTAGCTGA
- the Nmnat gene encoding nicotinamide mononucleotide adenylyltransferase isoform X2, which produces MSQGKIVLMACGSFSPPTYMHLRMFEIARDYIHTLGLGTVVGGIMSPVHDAYGKKDLVAAHHRIAMLKLALRTSAWIKVSEWETQQAGWTRTKVSMQHHQDTINHHISRTGSDPPNWLPDDVLNVNSLDEPDNLMQKMNGNRDDSVTVKLLCGADLLESFATPGLWSDEDLETIVGRHGLVVVTRAGSEPGRFIYESDMLYKHRKNVILVTNYIANEVSSTVIRRLVRRSESAKYLTDDSVLQYIRQHRLYGATPCVTEYNILNDLIANYDKNSPQDVTMASPEETSFKNILISIRDKPTIIDETITVKRAKKSNYLMPNMTDTVSPLKDKPKMAYVDKVPASYVPGKAVKIVSGASQHSVNEGGGCPL; this is translated from the exons ATGTCGCAAGGAAAGATTGTATTGATGGCCTGCGGGAGTTTTAGCCCACCGACTTATATGCATTTACGAATGTTCG aaatagcCAGGGACTACATTCACACCCTCGGTTTGGGTACAGTGGTAGGCGGTATTATGTCTCCAGTCCACGATGCATACGGGAAGAAAGACTTGGTTGCTGCGCACCACAG GATCGCGATGCTGAAGCTGGCACTGCGGACTTCCGCGTGGATCAAGGTCTCCGAGTGGGAGACGCAGCAGGCCGGCTGGACCAGGACCAAGGTTTCCATGCAGCATCATCAG GACACGATCAATCATCACATATCCCGGACGGGCAGCGACCCTCCCAACTGGTTGCCTGATGATGTCCTGAATGTGAACAGTCTGGATGAACCTGATAACCTCATGCAGAAGATGAACGGCAACCGAGATGACTCAGTCACTGTCAAGTTGCTGTGCGGTGCTGATCTGTTGGAGTCATTTGCTACGCCTGGCTTGTGGTCCGACGAAGAC TTGGAGACGATAGTGGGCCGGCACGGGTTGGTGGTGGTCACGCGGGCCGGCAGCGAACCGGGACGGTTCATATACGAGTCAGACATGCTCTACAAACATAGG AAAAACGTGATTTTAGTCACAAACTACATAGCCAACGAGGTCAGCTCAACCGTCATCAGACGGCTGGTGCGTCGCAGCGAGAGCGCCAAGTACCTGACTGATGACTCCGTGCTGCAGTACATAAGGCAGCACCGGCTCTACGGGGCCACGCCTTGCGTCAC TGAGTATAACATACTTAATGATTTAATAGCCAATTACGACAAAAATTCCCCCCAAGACGTCACCATGGCGTCTCCTGAAGAAACTAGTTTCAAAAACATACTCATATCCATCAGAGACAAACCCACGATCATAGACGAGACCATTACAGTGAAGAGAGCAAAGAAGTCCAACTACTTAATGCCTAATATGACAGATACTGTCAGCCCTTTGAAAGACAAACCCAAAATGGCGTACGTCGACAAAGTACCAGCTAGTTACGTGCCAGGAAAAGCAGTCAAGATAGTGAGTGGTGCCTCACAACACTCCGTCAACGAG GGAGGCGGTTGCCCGTTGTAG
- the Nmnat gene encoding nicotinamide mononucleotide adenylyltransferase isoform X1, with amino-acid sequence MSQGKIVLMACGSFSPPTYMHLRMFEIARDYIHTLGLGTVVGGIMSPVHDAYGKKDLVAAHHRIAMLKLALRTSAWIKVSEWETQQAGWTRTKVSMQHHQDTINHHISRTGSDPPNWLPDDVLNVNSLDEPDNLMQKMNGNRDDSVTVKLLCGADLLESFATPGLWSDEDLETIVGRHGLVVVTRAGSEPGRFIYESDMLYKHRKNVILVTNYIANEVSSTVIRRLVRRSESAKYLTDDSVLQYIRQHRLYGATPCVTEYNILNDLIANYDKNSPQDVTMASPEETSFKNILISIRDKPTIIDETITVKRAKKSNYLMPNMTDTVSPLKDKPKMAYVDKVPASYVPGKAVKIVSGASQHSVNEVSYDESTYSSLDSYLTKDDCDYELYKRRVSEGNVEAVKNEPIKKRCSASTIRKLNKVDIKKSKSEVSKLCDKVKSIKLKERERNYKTRSCNDIVRLILTKHGIHVISDTEAIV; translated from the exons ATGTCGCAAGGAAAGATTGTATTGATGGCCTGCGGGAGTTTTAGCCCACCGACTTATATGCATTTACGAATGTTCG aaatagcCAGGGACTACATTCACACCCTCGGTTTGGGTACAGTGGTAGGCGGTATTATGTCTCCAGTCCACGATGCATACGGGAAGAAAGACTTGGTTGCTGCGCACCACAG GATCGCGATGCTGAAGCTGGCACTGCGGACTTCCGCGTGGATCAAGGTCTCCGAGTGGGAGACGCAGCAGGCCGGCTGGACCAGGACCAAGGTTTCCATGCAGCATCATCAG GACACGATCAATCATCACATATCCCGGACGGGCAGCGACCCTCCCAACTGGTTGCCTGATGATGTCCTGAATGTGAACAGTCTGGATGAACCTGATAACCTCATGCAGAAGATGAACGGCAACCGAGATGACTCAGTCACTGTCAAGTTGCTGTGCGGTGCTGATCTGTTGGAGTCATTTGCTACGCCTGGCTTGTGGTCCGACGAAGAC TTGGAGACGATAGTGGGCCGGCACGGGTTGGTGGTGGTCACGCGGGCCGGCAGCGAACCGGGACGGTTCATATACGAGTCAGACATGCTCTACAAACATAGG AAAAACGTGATTTTAGTCACAAACTACATAGCCAACGAGGTCAGCTCAACCGTCATCAGACGGCTGGTGCGTCGCAGCGAGAGCGCCAAGTACCTGACTGATGACTCCGTGCTGCAGTACATAAGGCAGCACCGGCTCTACGGGGCCACGCCTTGCGTCAC TGAGTATAACATACTTAATGATTTAATAGCCAATTACGACAAAAATTCCCCCCAAGACGTCACCATGGCGTCTCCTGAAGAAACTAGTTTCAAAAACATACTCATATCCATCAGAGACAAACCCACGATCATAGACGAGACCATTACAGTGAAGAGAGCAAAGAAGTCCAACTACTTAATGCCTAATATGACAGATACTGTCAGCCCTTTGAAAGACAAACCCAAAATGGCGTACGTCGACAAAGTACCAGCTAGTTACGTGCCAGGAAAAGCAGTCAAGATAGTGAGTGGTGCCTCACAACACTCCGTCAACGAGGTAAGCTATGACGAATCAACTTATAGCTCTCTTGACAGTTATTTGACTAAAGACGATTGCGATTATGAACTATACAAGCGACGTGTCAGTGAAGGGAATGTCGAAGCTGTCAAAAATGAACCAATCAAGAAACGGTGTTCAGCTTCTACCATAAGAAAGCTGAATAAGGTTGATATTAAGAAGAGTAAGTCTGAAGTGAGTAAGTTGTGTGATAAAGTGAAGAGTATCAAGCTGAAAGAGCGAGAGAGGAATTATAAGACGAGGAGCTGCAATGACATAGTGAGGTTGATTTTGACGAAGCATGGTATACATGTTATAAGTGATACTGAAGCTATAGTGTAA
- the Nmnat gene encoding nicotinamide mononucleotide adenylyltransferase isoform X4, with protein sequence MSQGKIVLMACGSFSPPTYMHLRMFEIARDYIHTLGLGTVVGGIMSPVHDAYGKKDLVAAHHRIAMLKLALRTSAWIKVSEWETQQAGWTRTKVSMQHHQDTINHHISRTGSDPPNWLPDDVLNVNSLDEPDNLMQKMNGNRDDSVTVKLLCGADLLESFATPGLWSDEDLETIVGRHGLVVVTRAGSEPGRFIYESDMLYKHRKNVILVTNYIANEVSSTVIRRLVRRSESAKYLTDDSVLQYIRQHRLYGATPCVT encoded by the exons ATGTCGCAAGGAAAGATTGTATTGATGGCCTGCGGGAGTTTTAGCCCACCGACTTATATGCATTTACGAATGTTCG aaatagcCAGGGACTACATTCACACCCTCGGTTTGGGTACAGTGGTAGGCGGTATTATGTCTCCAGTCCACGATGCATACGGGAAGAAAGACTTGGTTGCTGCGCACCACAG GATCGCGATGCTGAAGCTGGCACTGCGGACTTCCGCGTGGATCAAGGTCTCCGAGTGGGAGACGCAGCAGGCCGGCTGGACCAGGACCAAGGTTTCCATGCAGCATCATCAG GACACGATCAATCATCACATATCCCGGACGGGCAGCGACCCTCCCAACTGGTTGCCTGATGATGTCCTGAATGTGAACAGTCTGGATGAACCTGATAACCTCATGCAGAAGATGAACGGCAACCGAGATGACTCAGTCACTGTCAAGTTGCTGTGCGGTGCTGATCTGTTGGAGTCATTTGCTACGCCTGGCTTGTGGTCCGACGAAGAC TTGGAGACGATAGTGGGCCGGCACGGGTTGGTGGTGGTCACGCGGGCCGGCAGCGAACCGGGACGGTTCATATACGAGTCAGACATGCTCTACAAACATAGG AAAAACGTGATTTTAGTCACAAACTACATAGCCAACGAGGTCAGCTCAACCGTCATCAGACGGCTGGTGCGTCGCAGCGAGAGCGCCAAGTACCTGACTGATGACTCCGTGCTGCAGTACATAAGGCAGCACCGGCTCTACGGGGCCACGCCTTGCGTCAC TTAA